GCTGGTGTCCACATCGATGTGCGCGTTTTCGCCGCCCATGTCGGTCTTGACCCAGCCCGGGTGCAGCGACAGCACCGTTAGCTTGTGGTCGCCCAATTGGGTGATGAAGCTGTTGGTCATGGAGTTGAGCGCGGCCTTGCTGGCCTTGTACAGCGCCAGGTCCGAGCCATCAGGAATAGTGACGCTGCCCAGCACCGAACTCATGAACGCCAGTACGCCGCTGTCCTTGCGGATCTGCCCGACAAAGCGCTGCGCCAGGTTGATCGGTGCCACGGCGTTGGTGAAGAACAGCTGGCCGACTTCCGCCAGGGTCGCGTGACCGGGCTCCTGGTTGGCCGGGCCCTTGACGCCGGCGTTGACGAACAGCAGGTCGAAGGTGCGCTCTTTGAGGCGCTGGGCCAGGGCGATCACGGCTTGCTGATCGTCCATGTCGAGTTTTTCGATCTGCACCGGGCCTACGGCTTTCAATGCATCGGCCTTGCTCGGGTCTCGCACGGTGGCGGTCACGTCCCAGCCGTCCTGGAGCAATTGCTTGACCAGGCCAAGGCCCAGCCCGCGCGAGGCGCCGATGATCAGTGCGGTTTTTGGCGTAGACATGAAAAGCTTCCTTTGGAGTCGCGGTTCAGGGGAGTTCAGCAAATAACAGTAACAGTTTCAGCGTTGCAGCAGGATGCGCCCACGGCTCAGGTCGGCCAGTTGGGTTTGCAGTGTGTCGATGTGGGCTTCGCCCAGTGCAAGTTGCAGGTCGACGCCGTTGGCGGTGAAGGTTTCTTCGACCACCAGCCCACCCAGTTCGGCGACGCGCAGTTTCACCAGGTTCAACTCGGAGAAGCCACAGGCGCAACTCAGCGGTACGCGGCTGATCAGTTCGAGGCGTTCGGCATTCTGCAGGCATTTGTTTGCGCCGCCGCCATAGGCGCGGGCCAGGCCGCCGGTACCCAGCTGGATACCGCCATACCAGCGAATCACCAACACGGCGACCTGATCAAAACCCTGGGCTTCGATGGCCGCCAGGATTGGTCGCCCGGCGGTGCCGCCGGGTTCGCCGTCGTCACTGCTGCGGTATTGATCGGCCAGCTTCCAGGCCCAGCAGTTGTGCGTGGCGTTCAGGTCGCTGTGTTGCTCGAAAAACGCCTGGGCGTCCTGCGGGCTGCTGATCGGTGCGGCGAGGGTGATGAAGCGGCTTTTGCGTATTTCTTCGCGAAACTCGCAAAGGCCGGTAAGCGTGAAAGGCATAAGTGGCTTCGTCTAGAGGGTCGGCTTGATGCCGCAGCCTTTGAGAATGATGTGGATCAGGTTGGTACCGGCGTCTTCCATGTCCTGCTTGGTCAGCTTGGTGCGACCGGTGACGCGGCAGATCTGGGTAGCGAAGTCGGCGTAATGCTGGGTGCTGCCCCACAGCAGGAAGATCAGGTGCACGGGGTCGATGGGGTCCATCTTGCCCGCGTCGATCCAGGCCTGGAACACCGCCGCACGGCCACTGAACCAGGTGCGGTAGTCCTGGCTGAAATATTCGGTAAGGCATTCGCCGCCGCTGATGATCTCCATCGCGAAGATGCGCGAGGCCTGGGGCTGGCGCCGCGAAAACTCCATCTTGGTGCGGATGTAGCGGGAGAGGGCGACGGCCGGGTCGTCCTCGGCGGTCAGGGTGTTGAAGGTGCTGTCCCACAGCTCGAGGATATTGCTGAGCACCGCGATATACAGGCCCAGCTTATTGGTGAAGTAGTAGTGCAGGTTGGCCTTGGGCAGCCCGGCACTCGCAGCAATGGTATTCATGCTGGTGCCCTTGTAGCCATGGCGCGCGAACTCATCTTCAGCAGCCTGGAGAATCGCTTGTTCGTTCTTTTGCCGAATGCGGCTGGCGGGCTTACCGGCGTGGTTGCTGTGGGCAGGAACTTCGAGGCTCATGGAGATTACCGTGCTGATCGATAGAGACGACGTGTGCACAGATAACCCACCCTCAAGCCTCAGACAAGTCCCGATGCAATAAAACCCTTAAAGCGGCTCCAGCGTGTCGCTTTCCGGCGCTTGGTTTGCGGCGGTCTCGGTCGCCTTGGATTCCGGCAGTAACAGGCACAACACGATGGCGGTCAGCCCGCCGCTGGTGATGGCCGAGTCGAACAGGTTCTGCACCAGCGTCGGCATCAGGTGCAACAGGTTCGGTTGCGCGGCGATGCCCAGGCCGACGCCAAACGACGTCGCGATGATCAGCATGCTGCGCCTGTCCAGCGGCGCCTGGGCGAGGATGCGTACGCCGGCGGCGGCCACACTGCCGAACATCACCAGCGTCGCGCCGCCCAATACCGGTTTGGGGATTTGCTGCAGCACCGCGCCAATCAACGGAAACAAGCCGAGGCAAAACAGCACCACGCCTATATATAAGCCAACGTAACGGCTGGCCACGCCGGTGAGTTGGATCACGCCGTTGTTCTGCGCGAAGGTGGTGTTGGGGAAGGCGCTGAAGGTGGCGGCGATCATGCAGCTCACGCCATCGCCCAGTACGCCGCCCTTGAGTCGGCTTATGTAGGAGGGGCCGCTGATGGGCTGGCGCGCGATCATGCAGTTGGCCGTGAGGTCGCCGACGGTTTCGATGCTGCTGATCAGGTAAATCAGCGCGATCGGTAGGAAAGCGCTCCAGTCGAAGTTGAAGCCAAAGCGAAATGGGATCGGCAGGCTCACCAGCGGTAAATCCGGTAGGGCTTGGGGGACGAGTTTGCCGCTGAGCCACGCGGCCAGGCTACCAAGCACCAGGCCGATGATAATCGCGCAGAGCCGCACCCAGGGCGTGTTGGAGCGATTGAGCAGGATGATCGTCAGCACCACGAACAGGCCCAGCGCCAGGTTGGTGGGCGCACCGAAGTCCGGTGCATTGAAGCCACCGCCGAGGTCGGTGATACCCACTTTGATCAGGCTGATGCCGATCAGGGTGATGACAATCCCGGTAACCAACGGCGTGATGACTCGGCGCAGTTGGCCGATAAAACGGCTCAGCACGATCTGCACCAACGCGCCGAAAAAGCACACGCCGAAGATCATCGCCATGATGTCTTCCGGGCTGCCGCCGCGCTGCTTCACCAGGAAACCGGCCGACAGCACCGCGCCGAGAAAGGCGAAGCTGGTGCCTTGCAGGCAGATCATCCCGGCGCCGATCCCAAATGGCCTACGCGCCTGGATGAATGTGCCGACACCGGACACCATCAACGCCATGCTGATCAGGTAGGGCAAATGGGCGGTCAGGCCCAGGGTGGAACCAATGATCAGTGGCGGGGTGATGATGCCGACAAAAGCGGCCAGCACATGTTGCAGTGCGGCCAAAAAGGCGGGCGCGGGTTTGGGACGGTCGTTGAGGCCGTAGATCAGGTCGCTGGGGCTGGAGGATTCTGGTGGCATGGCGGGCAAACTCGTGACGGACGGTTCTAGGTCCTTGTGCTCTTGCAAAAAGCTGTCCAGTTGCTCAGCTTTTTGCGTAAGGCCCGAGTTAGCGCGTTGCGGCCAGGCTTTCGAGAAAGCTCTCCAGCACCAAATGAGGGCGACGCCCCTTACGCGTGACCGATGCGAGGCTCAAATCGTAAAAACGTGTAGCCGGTTTCAGCGCGCGCAGTCGGCCTTGTTGCACCCACAAGCTGGCGTAGTGGTCCGGCAAGTAGCCGATGTAACGCCCGGTGAGGATCAGGAACGCCATGCCTTCACGGTCCGAGGCGCTGGCGGTGCAGTTGAGCGCCTGGTAATGAGCCTGGATGTCGGCAGGCAAGCGGAAGGTCGGGGCGATGGCGTCCTGGCTGTCGATGCGTTCGTCGTCCAACTGCTTGTTGTCGGCGTAAAACAGCGGGTGGCCGACTGCGCAGTAGAGCAGTGAGCGTTCGCTGTATAGCGGTTGGTATTCCAGCCCGGAGAGGGCACTGGCCTGCGGCACTACACCGACATGCAGGCGACCGTCGAGTACGCCCTGTTCGACTTCGTTGGGGGCGATCATGCGGATCTGGATCTGTACGTCCGGGCCGCGCTCCTTTAGTTGGGCCAGGGCGTGCGTGATGCGCATGTGGGGCAGGGTGACGAGGTTGTCGGTGAGGCCGATGATCAGCTCCCCACGCAAATGCTGGTGCAGGCCGTTGACTTCGGTGCGAAAACTTTCCAGAGCACTTAATAGCTGCAGGGCGGATTGGTAGACCTCGCGGCCTTCTTCGGTCAGGGAGAACCCGGCGCGACCGCGTTGGCAGAGCCTTAAGCCAAGGCGTTGCTCAAGGTCGCTCATTTGCTGGCTGATGGCTGAGCGGCCGATACCAAGCACGGTTTCTGCTGCCGAAAAGCCACCGCACTCCACCACACTGCGAAAGATGCGCAGTAGGCGAATATCAAAGTCGCTGACTTGGGCCAGGGGATCGGGTCGACGGCTGCTCATAGTTTAGTCAAGGCCTGACTGAAGGTTAGAAGAGTTGGATTTCACCGACTTTATCGCCGTGGCAATTTAGCTGCAACAACGCTTTTCAATCCCGACGCTGCCTTTTGCCTTGCGAGGTTTTGCTGATGAACATGCCCGAAAACGCCCCATCGTCCCTGGCCAGCCAACTGAAGTTGGACGCGCACTGGATGCCCTACACGGCCAACCGTAACTTCCAGCGTGACCCGCGACTGATCGTGGCCGCTGAAGGCAGTTGGTTGACCGATGACAAGGGGCGCAAGGTGTACGACTCGCTGTCGGGCCTGTGGACATGCGGCGCCGGGCACACACGCAAGGAAATCCAGGAAGCGGTGGCCAAGCAATTGGGCACCTTGGACTACTCCCCTGGCTTTCAGTACGGTCATCCGTTGTCCTTTCAACTGGCGGAAAAGATTACCGACTTGACCCCAGGCAACCTCAATCATGTGTTCTTTACCGACTCCGGCTCCGAGTGCGCCGATACGGCGGTGAAGATGGTGCGTGCTTATTGGCGCCTGAAGGGCCAAGCCACCAAGACCAAAATGATCGGCCGGGCCCGTGGCTACCACGGCGTGAACATCGCGGGCACCAGCCTGGGTGGCGTCAACGGCAATCGTAAAATGTTTGGTCAGGCGATGATGGACGTCGACCATCTGCCACACACCTTGCTGGCGAGCAATGCCTTCTCCCGTGGCATGCCTGAGCTGGGCGGCATCGCGTTGGCCGACGAACTGCTCAAGTTGATCGAGCTGCATGACGCCTCCAACATCGCCGCCGTGTTTGTCGAGCCGATGGCCGGTTCCGCGGGCGTGCTGGTGCCGCCGCAGGGTTATCTCAAGCGTCTGCGTGAGATCTGCGACCAGCACAATATCCTGCTGGTATTCGACGAAGTGATCACCGGTTTCGGCCGCACCGGCTCGATGTTTGGCGCTGATAGCTTCGGCGTGACCCCCGACCTGATGTGCATCGCTAAGCAAGTCACCAACGGCGCGATCCCAATGGGCGCGGTGATCGCCAGCAGCGAGATCTACCAGACTTTCATGAACCAGGCGACGCCTGAGTACGCGGTGGAATTCCCCCACGGCTACACCTATTCGGCGCACCCCGTCGCTTGCGCGGCGGGCTTGGCGGCACTCGACCTGTTGCAGAAGGAAAACCTGGTGCAGAGCGTAGCCGAAGTCGCTCCACACTTTGAGAATGCGCTGCACGGATTGAAGGGCAGCAAGAACGTGATCGACATTCGTAACTACGGCCTGGCCGGTGCGATCCAGATTGCCCCGCGTGATGGTGATGCGATCGTGCGGCCGTTCGAGGCCGGCATGGCCTTGTGGAAAGCCGGTTTCTACGTGCGTTTTGGTGGTGACACCCTGCAGTTCGGGCCAACCTTCAACAGCAAGCCGCAGGATCTGGATCGCCTGTTTGATGCGGTCGGCGAAGTGCTGAACAAGATCGACTGATTTCTCCTTCTATATAGAACAACTTTTCAGGAGCCCTGCATGAGCCTTATCCAGCATTTGATCAACGGTGAGTTGGTCAACGACAGCGGTCGCAGTGCCGACGTGTACAACCCGTCCACCGGCCAGGTGATTCACCAGGTGCCGTTGGCCAGCCGTGAAACCATTCAACAGGCTATCGACGCGGCCAAGGCTGCTTTCCCGGCTTGGCGCAATACCCCGCCAGCCAAGCGTGCCCAGGTGATGTTTCGTTTCAAGCAGTTGCTGGAGCAGAACGAAGCACGTATCTCCCAGTTGATCAGCGAGGAGCACGGCAAGACCCTGGAAGACGCAGCCGGTGAGCTCAAGCGTGGGATCGAGAACGTGGAGTATGCGTGCTCGGCGCCGGAGATTCTGAAGGGCGAGTACAGCCGCAACGTTGGGCCAAACATTGATGCCTGGTCGGACTTCCAGCCGTTGGGCGTGGTGGCGGGTATTACGCCGTTCAACTTCCCGGCGATGGTGCCGCTGTGGATGTACCCGCTGGCAATCGTGTGCGGTAACTGTTTCATCCTGAAACCTTCGGAGCGTGACCCCAGTTCGACGTTGTTGATCGCACAACTGTTGCAGGAAGCTGGCCTGCCTAAAGGTGTATTGAGCGTGGTGCACGGCGATAAGGGCGCGGTGGATGCGTTGATCGAGGCGCCGGAAGTCAAAGCGCTGAGTTTTGTCGGCTCGACGCCAATTGCCGAGTACATCTACTCCGAGGCGACCAAGCGCGGCAAACGCGTACAGGCGCTGGGCGGGGCGAAAAACCATGCGGTGCTGATGCCGGATGCGGACCTGGACAATGCAGTCAGTGCCTTGATGGGCGCGGCGTATGGCTCTTGCGGCGAGCGTTGCATGGCTAT
The genomic region above belongs to Pseudomonas sp. S35 and contains:
- a CDS encoding LysR family transcriptional regulator → MSSRRPDPLAQVSDFDIRLLRIFRSVVECGGFSAAETVLGIGRSAISQQMSDLEQRLGLRLCQRGRAGFSLTEEGREVYQSALQLLSALESFRTEVNGLHQHLRGELIIGLTDNLVTLPHMRITHALAQLKERGPDVQIQIRMIAPNEVEQGVLDGRLHVGVVPQASALSGLEYQPLYSERSLLYCAVGHPLFYADNKQLDDERIDSQDAIAPTFRLPADIQAHYQALNCTASASDREGMAFLILTGRYIGYLPDHYASLWVQQGRLRALKPATRFYDLSLASVTRKGRRPHLVLESFLESLAATR
- a CDS encoding nucleobase:cation symporter-2 family protein, whose protein sequence is MPPESSSPSDLIYGLNDRPKPAPAFLAALQHVLAAFVGIITPPLIIGSTLGLTAHLPYLISMALMVSGVGTFIQARRPFGIGAGMICLQGTSFAFLGAVLSAGFLVKQRGGSPEDIMAMIFGVCFFGALVQIVLSRFIGQLRRVITPLVTGIVITLIGISLIKVGITDLGGGFNAPDFGAPTNLALGLFVVLTIILLNRSNTPWVRLCAIIIGLVLGSLAAWLSGKLVPQALPDLPLVSLPIPFRFGFNFDWSAFLPIALIYLISSIETVGDLTANCMIARQPISGPSYISRLKGGVLGDGVSCMIAATFSAFPNTTFAQNNGVIQLTGVASRYVGLYIGVVLFCLGLFPLIGAVLQQIPKPVLGGATLVMFGSVAAAGVRILAQAPLDRRSMLIIATSFGVGLGIAAQPNLLHLMPTLVQNLFDSAITSGGLTAIVLCLLLPESKATETAANQAPESDTLEPL
- a CDS encoding TetR/AcrR family transcriptional regulator; the encoded protein is MSLEVPAHSNHAGKPASRIRQKNEQAILQAAEDEFARHGYKGTSMNTIAASAGLPKANLHYYFTNKLGLYIAVLSNILELWDSTFNTLTAEDDPAVALSRYIRTKMEFSRRQPQASRIFAMEIISGGECLTEYFSQDYRTWFSGRAAVFQAWIDAGKMDPIDPVHLIFLLWGSTQHYADFATQICRVTGRTKLTKQDMEDAGTNLIHIILKGCGIKPTL
- a CDS encoding CoA-acylating methylmalonate-semialdehyde dehydrogenase, which produces MSLIQHLINGELVNDSGRSADVYNPSTGQVIHQVPLASRETIQQAIDAAKAAFPAWRNTPPAKRAQVMFRFKQLLEQNEARISQLISEEHGKTLEDAAGELKRGIENVEYACSAPEILKGEYSRNVGPNIDAWSDFQPLGVVAGITPFNFPAMVPLWMYPLAIVCGNCFILKPSERDPSSTLLIAQLLQEAGLPKGVLSVVHGDKGAVDALIEAPEVKALSFVGSTPIAEYIYSEATKRGKRVQALGGAKNHAVLMPDADLDNAVSALMGAAYGSCGERCMAISVAVCVGDQVADALIAKLVPQVKALKIGAGTSCGLDMGPLVTGQARDKVSGYIEDGVAAGAELVVDGRGLSVAGHEEGFFLGGSLFDRVTPEMRIYKEEIFGPVLCVVRVDSLEAAMQLINDHEYGNGTCIFTRDGEAARLFCDEIEVGMVGVNVPLPVPVAYHSFGGWKRSLFGDLHAYGPDGVRFYTRRKAITQRWPQRASHEASQFAFPSL
- a CDS encoding SDR family oxidoreductase — translated: MSTPKTALIIGASRGLGLGLVKQLLQDGWDVTATVRDPSKADALKAVGPVQIEKLDMDDQQAVIALAQRLKERTFDLLFVNAGVKGPANQEPGHATLAEVGQLFFTNAVAPINLAQRFVGQIRKDSGVLAFMSSVLGSVTIPDGSDLALYKASKAALNSMTNSFITQLGDHKLTVLSLHPGWVKTDMGGENAHIDVDTSVRGLVDQVNAYTGKGGHHFVDYKGDTIAW
- a CDS encoding YigZ family protein is translated as MPFTLTGLCEFREEIRKSRFITLAAPISSPQDAQAFFEQHSDLNATHNCWAWKLADQYRSSDDGEPGGTAGRPILAAIEAQGFDQVAVLVIRWYGGIQLGTGGLARAYGGGANKCLQNAERLELISRVPLSCACGFSELNLVKLRVAELGGLVVEETFTANGVDLQLALGEAHIDTLQTQLADLSRGRILLQR
- a CDS encoding aspartate aminotransferase family protein, whose amino-acid sequence is MNMPENAPSSLASQLKLDAHWMPYTANRNFQRDPRLIVAAEGSWLTDDKGRKVYDSLSGLWTCGAGHTRKEIQEAVAKQLGTLDYSPGFQYGHPLSFQLAEKITDLTPGNLNHVFFTDSGSECADTAVKMVRAYWRLKGQATKTKMIGRARGYHGVNIAGTSLGGVNGNRKMFGQAMMDVDHLPHTLLASNAFSRGMPELGGIALADELLKLIELHDASNIAAVFVEPMAGSAGVLVPPQGYLKRLREICDQHNILLVFDEVITGFGRTGSMFGADSFGVTPDLMCIAKQVTNGAIPMGAVIASSEIYQTFMNQATPEYAVEFPHGYTYSAHPVACAAGLAALDLLQKENLVQSVAEVAPHFENALHGLKGSKNVIDIRNYGLAGAIQIAPRDGDAIVRPFEAGMALWKAGFYVRFGGDTLQFGPTFNSKPQDLDRLFDAVGEVLNKID